GCAGGGCCTTGGTAAGTGGCTTTGGTACCTCTGGTGGGGATTCTCTGTGTTCAGGCTTGCATCAGATGGACTTTCTTACATTGGTTAAGAACTCAGACTTTGGAGACAGACTaccctggatttgaatcctggttctgccacctACTTGATATGGGACCCTGGATatattttcctcatctctaaaccTACCTACCTCTTAACCAACTTTATTGGGTTGCTGTGAATTTAGATGAGTTAATTAGAACATTGTCTGGCACTTGGTAAGTTCCATGTAAATGTTACCTCTAATAACTGTGAATCTGAGCCAGGCACTTGTACTCTCTTGGCCTcacctcttctgtaaaatagggataagagTCCCTGTTTAGTCTCGGTTCAAGGGCTTTTGTAATGGAGGGGAAACAGACTcaggggcagagagaagagaggccaTATATGTCTGTCTGTCACTGTCCCTGGCTTCCTCTCTGCCTGCAGAACGACTCCTGGTCCCCAAGTGTGTAATGTTGAAATCCAGGGGAAGCCGGGGCCATGTGAGATTCCAGGATGCCTTCTGTGGTGCTTATTTCACCTTTGCCATCTCCCGAGAGGGCCATGTATATGGCTTTGGCCTCTCCAACTACCATCAGCTTGGTGAGTTCCGCGTCCAGCATCAGGCATGACCAAGTGACCTGGGTTGCAGTCTTGGCTCCACGTATTCACTGTGTACCTTTTATGGGTCACCTAACCCCTCAGAGCCACATTTTGTCATCTGTAGAGTAAGAATGTTTGTCCTGGTAGAGGGTGGCCTTACTGTGGGAGGGGATTGAAAGGGCAGCTCCCAGAACACCTTCATGCATGTTAGCTCTGTACTGGTCTTTCCCCCAGGAACCCCAGGCACGGAATCTTGCTTCATACCCCAGAACCTGACATCCTTCAAGAATTCCACCAAGTCCTGGGTCGGCTTCTCTGGTGGCCAGCATCATACAGTCTGCATGGATTCAGAAGGTAGTACCTCCGGGTCCTTCTCTAGGTTGAGGAGAGGGTGTTCCCTGGGCCCAAGCCTGGCTAGACTCCTGAGACCATGGTCCTTGGAACTGGGCCTGTTGCATGGGTTGAGCCAGACGTAGGTCCATGAGGGTCAGTCACCCCATTCCCCCAGAGTCCTGGCACTCTTCCAAGTGTGAGTTCAATGGGGGCCTCTGTGGAGGTTCTCCTAGACCTCCCCCAAAGCCAGGAAGAGACCCTGaagacctcctcctccccaccccggGAGTAGAGACAAGCTCCCACGGACGTGGGATGTCCCCTGGCCTACTGTTTGCCTGGAGCATGCCCTCTGCTACTGctcatctctctccctcctcccacaggAAGAGCATACAGCCTGGGCCGGGCTGAGTATGGGCGGCTAGGCCTTGGGGAGGGTGCTGAGGAGAAGAGCGTACCCACCCTCATCTCCAGGCTGCCTGCTGTCTCCTCAGTGGCTTGTGGGGCCTCTGTGGGGTATGCTGTGACCAAGGATGGTGAGTGGGGCTGTCCACACTTGATCTGGTTGGGGCCTGGGGGTGGTGATTCTTACTGAACTCCCCAGCAGGCTGCAGTATCCACCATCAGGCTGAGCTGAGAGGCAGAGAGCAGTATTTGTGACAACACTGCTTTGCTCCAATTCTCAGAAGCTCTGGCTTTGGTAAACATAAAATgagtaaacaaattaataaaggtGATTTGTTCTGCAGAGGAGAAAAACAGCAAAGGGGCAGATGtcactgaggcccagggagggaatGGGACTTGAATCTGCAACCACCAGCCCAGGCTTTGCTCTATATTTGCCACTGTGGTAATGCCTTTATGTACCACTTAGTATGTGCTAGCTTCCCAGGGAGTTGTACTTAgaatcttatttggaaaaagaagacTTAGTAGTCAGAGTCCTGGCAAGCAGAGCAGAGAAGGGTGTGAACCAGTGGCCGGCAAAGCCTGAGTGGGTGAGGGGGACAGCCTTGGAGATCCTGAAGAAGTGGGGCTTGCACTGCACCTCGAAGTTTCCATCCTTTTTGAAAAGCAAAGGATGGCATCCCATTGAGCAGTCTCAATGGTTGCTGGTCCTGACAATGGAGGGTGATGTAGGGGGTTGAGGAGTGGCCAGTCATGAGGGGCCTTGAATGCCATGCCTAGAAGGAGGGAGAAGCCTTTGGCAATGCGTAAGGACTGCAGTGTCTGGTTTACAAAGTTTTTTTATCCATCATCTCCTTGGCTTCTCACAACTTACCTGAACTCCCAGTGTCTGTAACCTTGCCAGGTTGCTATTGGCCAAGGCCAAAATTCACCCCCATGTCCCAggcttctccttttcctttgctACAAACAGGTGGGAGTAGGGATCCTGGAGACAGCTGTTGCCATTTCTCTCCCTTGCAGGTCATGTTTTTGCCTGGGGCATGGGCACCAACTACCAGCTGGGCACAGGGCAGGATGAGGACGCCTGGAGCCCTGTGGAAATGACGGGCAAACAGCTGGAGAACCGTGTGGTCTTATCTGTGTCCAGCGGGGGCCAGCATACAGTCTTATTAGTCAAAGACAAGGAACAGAGCTGATGAAGCCTGAGGGCCTGGTTCCCGGTGCCCCGCAACTCCCTCATAGATCAGGGCAGCACTGACAACCACAGATTCCAGCAGGCCTCTTCCCAACCCTGAGCACTCTGTCATCTCCTGCCTTTTTGCCATCAGCAGAACagaatccttttctttttcttccttctttctggaaTCATACTGGGGGACCTGCAAGATGAAatgggagggtggagagggaggttTTGTCAGAAGGAACATTGCTCATCCCAGAGCTGTGTGGTCAGACCTTTCCTGCCACTACTTCCCTGCCTCCCACAGCCTTGGCTGGTCCTGGCTGGTCCTGGCTTTGCCTACCACAAAACCAAAACTTCCTCCCCTGGGGGTTTGGTGCCCACACTAAGTTGGGGCTCCATCAAGCCCCACTCTAATTATGTGCAACTCTTCTGTCCTTAACAATCCACAGGCAGACAGATGATACGGACATTAGACCCAGCTGTCATGGAACCATGCTGCCTGGGGAATCTAGAGAAAGGGCAGGGCTACAGGGCTGTGGGCAACCCCAAGCCAAATATTTGGCTCTGAACAGGTGTCCATGGGACAAAAAGGACAATGATCCTCCACTTGACAAAGAAAAAGGCCAACTAGTCGTTCTCCCAGAAGCACAAAGCATAGTCTTGCCCCTCGGGCATTGCCT
The sequence above is drawn from the Cynocephalus volans isolate mCynVol1 chromosome 8, mCynVol1.pri, whole genome shotgun sequence genome and encodes:
- the RCC1 gene encoding regulator of chromosome condensation isoform X4, producing MERKKPALVPIPEDVVQAEAGGMHTVCLSKSGQVYSFGCNDEGALGRDTSAEGSEMVPGKVELQEKVVQVSAGDSHTAALTEDGRVFLWGSFRDNNGVIGLLEPMKKSMVPVQVQLDVPVVKVASGNDHLVMLTVDGDLYTLGCGEQGQLGRVPELFANRGGRQGLERLLVPKCVMLKSRGSRGHVRFQDAFCGAYFTFAISREGHVYGFGLSNYHQLGTPGTESCFIPQNLTSFKNSTKSWVGFSGGQHHTVCMDSEGRAYSLGRAEYGRLGLGEGAEEKSVPTLISRLPAVSSVACGASVGYAVTKDGHVFAWGMGTNYQLGTGQDEDAWSPVEMTGKQLENRVVLSVSSGGQHTVLLVKDKEQS